A window of Xylophilus sp. GW821-FHT01B05 contains these coding sequences:
- a CDS encoding DSD1 family PLP-dependent enzyme — protein sequence MKNDAPPITATPQLLTLAPAAVPGAPLASVDTPALLLDLAAFERNLDRMQAAAVAAGVQLRPHAKAHKTPAVALAQVARGAVGICCQKASEAIPFVQAGITDIHISNQLASPAKAVLLAQLAQHARISVCVDDAAQISALAGATHAAGSQLGVFVEIDIGQGRCGVADADAVLRLVEQIAQHPQLSFRGLQAYHGSLQHLRAHAERRSRAQQAAERTGQVVAALAKAGVACPTVTGGGSGSVEFDLASGVYTEVQPGSYAFMDRDYGDNEYAGALRFEHALFLATTVMSATTRTHVVTDAGLKSLAVDSGLPAIWQQGAASSTLRYVQANDEHGIVQPIDDATLPPLGSVLQLVPGHCDPTFNLHDELVGFRGDVVESVWPISARGLSR from the coding sequence ATGAAAAACGACGCCCCGCCGATCACCGCCACGCCGCAGCTCTTGACCCTGGCGCCGGCCGCCGTGCCGGGCGCGCCGCTGGCCAGCGTGGATACCCCCGCGCTGCTGCTGGACCTGGCCGCGTTCGAGCGCAACCTGGACCGCATGCAGGCCGCAGCCGTTGCCGCCGGCGTGCAGCTGCGCCCCCATGCCAAGGCGCACAAGACCCCGGCCGTGGCGCTGGCGCAGGTGGCGCGCGGTGCGGTTGGCATCTGCTGCCAGAAGGCGAGCGAGGCGATCCCCTTTGTGCAGGCCGGCATAACCGACATCCACATCAGCAACCAGCTGGCATCGCCCGCCAAAGCCGTGCTGCTGGCGCAACTAGCCCAGCACGCACGCATCAGCGTGTGCGTGGACGACGCCGCGCAGATCAGCGCCTTGGCCGGCGCCACGCATGCCGCAGGCAGCCAGCTGGGCGTGTTCGTAGAGATCGACATCGGCCAGGGCCGCTGCGGCGTGGCCGATGCCGACGCCGTGCTGCGCCTGGTGGAGCAGATCGCGCAGCACCCGCAGCTCAGCTTTCGCGGGCTGCAGGCCTACCACGGCAGCCTGCAGCACCTGCGCGCCCATGCCGAGCGCCGCAGCCGCGCGCAGCAGGCGGCCGAGCGCACGGGCCAGGTCGTGGCAGCACTGGCAAAGGCCGGCGTGGCTTGCCCTACCGTGACCGGCGGCGGCAGCGGCAGCGTGGAGTTCGACCTGGCCAGCGGCGTCTACACCGAGGTGCAGCCCGGCTCCTATGCCTTCATGGACCGCGACTACGGCGACAACGAATATGCCGGCGCCCTGCGCTTCGAGCACGCGCTGTTCCTGGCCACCACGGTGATGAGCGCCACCACCCGTACGCATGTGGTGACCGATGCCGGGCTCAAGTCGCTGGCGGTGGACTCCGGCCTGCCCGCCATCTGGCAGCAGGGCGCGGCCAGCAGCACGCTGCGCTATGTGCAGGCCAATGACGAGCACGGCATCGTCCAGCCCATAGACGATGCAACGCTGCCGCCCTTGGGCAGCGTGCTGCAACTGGTGCCCGGCCACTGCGACCCCACCTTCAACCTGCACGACGAGCTGGTCGGCTTCCGTGGCGACGTGGTCGAATCCGTCTGGCCCATCAGCGCACGCGGGCTCAGCCGCTGA
- a CDS encoding aldolase produces the protein MENTYELSKSDLVQHAISEMSRHFGDGPQWSTRQRLALLCRMVYACGHDSGMSGQITVRGPKPHTYYTQQFGIGMDEATAENLLLVDEDLNVLEGDGMANAANRFHMWIYNEKPSVNCIVHTHPFHVVALSLLEVPLEVSCMDSAVLYDNCAFLPHWPGIPVGNEEGELISGALGDKKVILLAHHGQLVATHSMDEAYVLAHQVERTAKLQLTAMAAGTLKPIDPDKGREARDWILTPKRTQRTFEYYARKLLQSDSSFMGEGRFGS, from the coding sequence ATGGAAAACACCTACGAACTGTCAAAGAGCGACTTGGTACAGCACGCGATCTCCGAGATGTCCCGGCATTTCGGAGACGGCCCCCAATGGAGCACCCGGCAGCGGCTCGCGCTGCTCTGCCGCATGGTGTATGCCTGCGGCCACGACTCGGGCATGTCGGGCCAGATCACCGTGAGGGGGCCGAAACCCCACACCTACTACACCCAGCAATTTGGCATCGGCATGGATGAGGCTACGGCCGAGAATCTGCTGTTGGTTGACGAAGACCTCAATGTGCTCGAAGGGGACGGGATGGCGAACGCGGCCAACCGCTTCCACATGTGGATCTACAACGAAAAGCCGTCGGTCAACTGCATCGTCCATACGCATCCATTCCACGTCGTCGCCTTGTCGCTGCTGGAGGTACCGCTGGAGGTCTCCTGCATGGACTCGGCCGTCCTCTATGACAACTGCGCCTTCCTGCCCCACTGGCCCGGCATACCTGTCGGCAACGAGGAAGGCGAGCTCATCTCCGGCGCGCTGGGCGACAAGAAGGTCATCCTGCTGGCCCACCACGGCCAACTGGTGGCAACGCACTCGATGGATGAAGCCTATGTACTCGCCCACCAGGTCGAGCGCACCGCCAAGCTGCAACTCACGGCCATGGCGGCGGGCACCTTGAAGCCGATCGACCCCGACAAGGGCCGGGAGGCGCGCGACTGGATCCTTACGCCCAAGCGTACGCAGCGAACCTTTGAGTACTACGCACGCAAGCTTCTCCAGTCGGACAGCAGCTTCATGGGTGAGGGCCGGTTCGGCAGTTAA
- a CDS encoding FAD-dependent oxidoreductase, which translates to MNRYDFAIIGAGIAGASAAYEISAHAPTVLLEREDQPGYHTTGRSAALYMESYGTPAIRALTRASRPFFDAPPEVFGSDPILTPRGVLHVAGPDQGALFDAAWQDLSERGGDVQRVARDALLAAVPCLRPEAAAMGIAEGGASDIDVHALHQGYLRGFRRRGGQLRTDAHVTGLQRSDAYWTVTLADGSALQARHIVNAAGAWADTVADLAGVARIGLEPRRRTAFTFAPPAGVDVAHWPAVVGIDESYYFKPDAGVLLGSPANADPVQPHDVVPEELDVAIGIHNIEQATTMSIRRPHRSWAGLRSFVADGDMVIGWEPQQEGFFWLAAQGGYGIQSAAGAAQLARSLLLGQALPEVLRAEGVEPARLAPERLR; encoded by the coding sequence ATGAACCGCTACGACTTCGCCATCATCGGCGCCGGCATCGCCGGTGCTTCCGCCGCCTACGAGATCTCTGCCCACGCGCCCACCGTGCTGCTGGAGCGCGAGGACCAGCCCGGCTACCACACCACCGGCCGCTCTGCCGCGCTCTACATGGAGAGCTACGGCACGCCCGCGATCCGCGCGCTGACGCGGGCCAGCCGCCCCTTCTTCGACGCTCCGCCCGAAGTCTTTGGCAGCGACCCCATCCTCACACCGCGCGGCGTGCTGCATGTGGCCGGCCCGGACCAGGGCGCGCTGTTTGATGCCGCCTGGCAGGACTTGTCGGAGCGCGGCGGCGACGTGCAGCGCGTAGCGCGCGACGCGCTGCTGGCCGCCGTGCCCTGCCTGCGGCCCGAGGCCGCCGCCATGGGCATTGCCGAAGGCGGCGCCAGCGACATCGACGTGCATGCGCTGCACCAGGGCTACCTGCGCGGCTTTCGGCGCCGGGGCGGCCAGTTGCGCACCGATGCGCATGTCACCGGCCTGCAGCGCAGCGACGCTTATTGGACGGTGACGCTGGCCGACGGCAGCGCGCTGCAGGCGCGCCACATCGTCAACGCCGCCGGCGCCTGGGCCGACACCGTGGCCGACCTGGCCGGCGTGGCGCGCATCGGCCTGGAGCCACGCCGCCGCACCGCCTTCACCTTTGCACCGCCTGCGGGCGTGGACGTAGCGCATTGGCCGGCCGTGGTCGGCATCGACGAAAGCTATTACTTCAAGCCCGACGCCGGCGTGCTGCTGGGCTCGCCTGCCAATGCCGACCCGGTGCAGCCACACGACGTGGTGCCGGAAGAGCTGGACGTGGCCATCGGCATCCACAACATCGAGCAGGCCACCACCATGAGCATCCGCCGGCCGCACCGCAGCTGGGCCGGCCTGCGCTCCTTCGTGGCCGATGGCGACATGGTGATCGGCTGGGAGCCGCAGCAGGAAGGCTTCTTCTGGCTCGCCGCCCAGGGCGGCTACGGCATCCAGAGCGCTGCCGGCGCGGCCCAGTTGGCGCGCAGCTTGTTGCTGGGGCAGGCCTTGCCTGAAGTGCTGCGGGCCGAGGGCGTGGAGCCGGCGCGGCTGGCACCCGAGCGCCTGCGCTGA
- a CDS encoding tripartite tricarboxylate transporter substrate binding protein gives MAPQAAHPGEDMANVRLIAVALLGMVHIACGAAEANAPGYPEKPIHLIVGFPPGGGADTVTRLIGQKLATELGQPVIIENKPGAGGSIGSDYVGRAAADGYTLLVGPASHVIAPNFFKVSVDPVTGFVPVSQMVNALIVLAASGRRPEADFQTFRANVQKTPSLGAIASSGSGTVFHLSGARLGHDAGMPLQHVPYKGGGPAVVDLISGQVPIMIDTYFTFRPFVASGKVKLWATLGSTRSKLLPDVPTLAELGYPGVVAENWYGLFAPAGTPAPIIGTLAAGIKKALSDPETIEKLAAQGATPVGSSPAQFGEFVRSESKKWADVVKTNNIKVD, from the coding sequence TTGGCCCCTCAAGCCGCACATCCTGGAGAAGACATGGCAAACGTCAGATTGATTGCAGTTGCCCTGCTTGGAATGGTCCACATCGCCTGTGGCGCAGCAGAGGCAAATGCACCGGGCTATCCGGAGAAGCCGATCCACCTCATTGTGGGTTTCCCGCCCGGCGGGGGCGCAGACACGGTCACACGCCTGATCGGGCAAAAGCTGGCAACGGAGCTGGGGCAGCCGGTCATCATTGAGAACAAGCCCGGCGCTGGCGGCTCCATAGGCTCGGACTATGTCGGCCGTGCCGCTGCCGACGGCTATACGCTGCTGGTCGGGCCGGCCAGCCACGTGATTGCGCCCAACTTCTTCAAAGTGAGCGTTGACCCTGTGACGGGCTTCGTCCCGGTCAGCCAGATGGTGAATGCGCTGATCGTGCTGGCAGCGTCTGGCCGCAGGCCTGAGGCGGACTTCCAGACCTTCCGTGCCAACGTCCAGAAAACGCCCTCTCTTGGTGCCATCGCCAGCTCGGGCTCGGGCACCGTGTTCCACCTGTCTGGCGCTCGACTGGGACATGATGCGGGCATGCCGCTGCAGCATGTTCCGTACAAAGGTGGAGGCCCCGCGGTCGTTGATCTGATCTCCGGGCAGGTGCCGATCATGATCGATACCTACTTCACGTTCCGGCCCTTTGTGGCCTCCGGCAAGGTCAAGCTGTGGGCCACCTTGGGCAGTACGCGCTCCAAGCTGCTGCCCGATGTGCCGACACTGGCCGAACTGGGCTACCCCGGTGTGGTGGCCGAAAACTGGTACGGGCTGTTTGCCCCGGCGGGCACGCCGGCGCCGATCATCGGCACGCTGGCCGCCGGCATCAAAAAGGCGCTGTCGGACCCGGAGACCATCGAGAAACTTGCGGCACAAGGCGCAACCCCGGTGGGAAGCTCGCCCGCGCAATTCGGCGAATTTGTCAGGTCCGAGAGCAAGAAGTGGGCTGACGTCGTCAAGACCAACAACATCAAAGTGGATTGA
- a CDS encoding LysR family transcriptional regulator produces the protein MLKLDLQDLRLVVAVADTGSITAGAASVHLAVASASERLKMLEASTGAVLFERRPRGVVPTAAGATLLRHAQAMLGHADGLAQELDRLAQGLQGEVRVAANSVALSHFLKEPLIRFLGENPGVNVVLKEVTSTDALEMVLRHEVAVGISALGEAHKDLQVKPLFVDRLVAVVAPSHPLAHQRQVCFAELLEFDMLAFGTRSALQRFVDAQVQMLGRRVNRRVEVDDLETLCRMAAAGIGVGVMPWSFACRFQAEMGIRLIPLAESWSERRVGAFWSEAGLSKMAERFLASLAAEPSFPLH, from the coding sequence ATGCTCAAGCTCGATCTACAAGATCTCCGCCTGGTGGTGGCGGTGGCCGACACGGGCAGCATCACGGCCGGTGCGGCCTCGGTGCATTTGGCGGTGGCCTCGGCCAGCGAGCGGCTGAAGATGCTGGAAGCATCCACGGGCGCCGTGCTGTTCGAGCGCCGGCCCCGCGGCGTGGTGCCCACGGCCGCGGGCGCTACGCTTCTGCGGCATGCGCAGGCCATGCTCGGGCACGCAGATGGTTTGGCGCAAGAGCTCGACCGGCTGGCGCAGGGCCTGCAGGGCGAAGTGCGCGTTGCCGCGAATTCGGTCGCGCTATCGCACTTCCTGAAAGAGCCCCTCATCCGATTTCTTGGCGAGAACCCGGGGGTGAATGTGGTCCTGAAGGAGGTCACCAGCACCGATGCCCTGGAGATGGTGCTGCGGCACGAGGTGGCGGTGGGCATCTCGGCATTGGGTGAGGCGCACAAAGACCTGCAGGTGAAGCCACTTTTCGTGGACCGGCTCGTGGCCGTGGTGGCGCCCAGCCATCCCCTGGCGCATCAGCGGCAGGTGTGCTTCGCCGAGCTGCTCGAATTCGACATGCTGGCTTTTGGCACCCGCTCTGCGCTGCAGCGCTTTGTCGATGCCCAGGTGCAGATGCTGGGCCGAAGGGTCAACCGCCGCGTGGAAGTGGACGACCTGGAGACGCTGTGCCGAATGGCGGCGGCGGGCATCGGCGTCGGTGTCATGCCCTGGAGCTTTGCCTGCAGATTTCAGGCGGAGATGGGCATTCGCCTGATCCCGCTGGCCGAGTCATGGAGCGAACGCCGCGTGGGGGCGTTCTGGAGCGAGGCCGGCCTGAGCAAGATGGCCGAACGTTTTCTCGCCTCCCTGGCGGCCGAGCCGTCCTTCCCCCTGCACTAG
- a CDS encoding amidase family protein produces MNPEDIVALPATELRRLVGAKQLSPVELLDACIARIEAVNPYVNAVTATCFERARGEARAAEKAVLSGAPLGLLHGLPLGVKDLEETAGLLTTYGSPIYRSNVPAADNLLVSRLRAAGAIVAGKTNVPEMGAGANSRNPVWGATGNPFNPNLNAGGSSGGSAAALALDMLPVCTGSDTGGSLRIPAAKCGVVGFRPSPGVVPSSRKPLGWTPISVVGPMGRTVADACLQLAATAGLSASDPLTYELDPLSFLLPQNVDLGKLRVGYTEDFGACAVDDGIRAVFRDKIAAMKHLFRSCEPINIDLGEVHRCFDVLRAEAFVAGMREAYERDPSSLGPNPRANYEMGAAMRLLDCAWAQAEQTKILKRFQAAFEQFDVILAPTTPVSPMPWTEPYVAAINGEQQENYYRWLSLTYVTTLTTHPALSLPCGTDSAGLPFGLQIVGRFRADRHTLGVAHAMEQAFAGNAALRRPIPDASKLRHAEPALNSIVTAPPILDAKVSTGTASVV; encoded by the coding sequence ATGAACCCCGAAGACATCGTCGCCCTCCCCGCCACCGAACTGCGCCGCCTGGTCGGCGCCAAGCAGTTGTCGCCGGTAGAACTGCTGGACGCCTGCATTGCCCGCATCGAAGCCGTCAACCCCTACGTCAACGCCGTCACTGCCACCTGCTTTGAGCGTGCCCGGGGCGAGGCCCGCGCGGCTGAAAAAGCCGTGCTGAGCGGCGCGCCGCTGGGCCTGCTGCACGGCCTGCCGCTGGGCGTGAAGGACCTCGAAGAAACCGCCGGCCTGCTGACCACCTACGGCTCGCCCATCTACCGCAGCAATGTGCCCGCGGCCGACAACCTGCTGGTGTCGCGGCTGCGCGCGGCCGGCGCCATCGTCGCCGGCAAGACCAACGTGCCCGAGATGGGCGCCGGCGCCAATTCGCGCAACCCGGTCTGGGGCGCCACCGGCAATCCGTTCAATCCCAACCTGAACGCGGGCGGCTCTTCGGGCGGCTCGGCCGCCGCGCTGGCGCTGGACATGCTGCCGGTCTGCACCGGCTCGGACACCGGCGGCTCGCTGCGCATCCCGGCCGCCAAGTGCGGCGTGGTGGGCTTCCGGCCCTCGCCCGGCGTGGTGCCCAGCTCGCGCAAGCCGCTGGGCTGGACGCCGATCTCCGTCGTCGGCCCCATGGGCCGCACCGTGGCCGATGCCTGCCTGCAACTGGCCGCCACGGCGGGCCTGTCGGCCAGCGACCCGCTCACCTACGAGCTCGATCCCCTGTCCTTCCTGCTGCCGCAGAACGTAGACCTGGGCAAGCTGCGCGTGGGCTACACCGAAGACTTTGGCGCCTGCGCGGTGGACGACGGCATACGCGCCGTGTTCCGCGACAAGATCGCCGCCATGAAGCACCTGTTCCGCAGCTGCGAGCCGATCAACATCGACCTGGGCGAGGTGCACCGCTGCTTCGACGTGCTGCGCGCCGAGGCCTTTGTGGCCGGCATGCGCGAGGCCTATGAGCGCGACCCGTCCAGCCTGGGCCCCAACCCGCGCGCCAACTACGAGATGGGCGCGGCCATGCGCCTGCTCGACTGCGCCTGGGCCCAGGCCGAGCAGACCAAGATCTTGAAGCGCTTCCAGGCCGCGTTCGAGCAGTTCGACGTGATCCTCGCCCCCACCACGCCGGTCTCGCCCATGCCCTGGACCGAGCCCTACGTGGCCGCCATCAACGGCGAGCAGCAAGAGAACTACTACCGCTGGCTGTCGCTGACCTATGTCACCACGCTGACCACCCACCCCGCGCTCAGCCTGCCCTGCGGCACCGACAGCGCCGGCCTGCCCTTTGGCCTGCAGATCGTCGGCCGCTTCCGTGCCGACCGCCACACACTGGGCGTGGCCCACGCCATGGAACAAGCCTTTGCCGGCAACGCCGCGCTGCGCCGCCCTATCCCCGACGCCAGCAAGCTGCGCCACGCCGAGCCGGCGTTGAACTCCATCGTGACTGCGCCGCCGATCCTGGATGCAAAGGTGAGCACTGGCACCGCATCGGTCGTCTGA
- a CDS encoding VTT domain-containing protein, giving the protein MPTLQTLLVTYGVLLVFGGVLLQQAGLPIPTSPLLVSAGALCAQGALFWPVVLLACVLACLIADSGWYWAGRRYGTRLLGSICRVSLSPDSCVRQTQQRYQHAGPRVLLVTRFLPGASALAIVMAGQNRTPLRRFLPYDVAGAALWAGTALALGALFSRQVGLVLDALDRWGRLGLLMAGAALVAYISWRWLQRRHLRRRLSHIPRLPAADWLRWQAEGRDAVLIDVRPNAPARLPGARSFDMRHPITALELDPAAAHDIVVYCACPHEISAALLAERLHKAGFERVWALEGGYAAAAGYQAPPHTASALAPAD; this is encoded by the coding sequence GTGCCCACCCTCCAAACCCTTCTTGTCACCTACGGCGTGCTGCTGGTGTTTGGTGGCGTGCTGCTGCAGCAGGCCGGGCTGCCGATTCCCACCTCGCCGCTGCTGGTCAGCGCCGGCGCGCTGTGCGCGCAGGGGGCGCTGTTCTGGCCGGTGGTGCTGCTGGCCTGCGTGCTGGCCTGCCTGATCGCCGACAGCGGCTGGTACTGGGCCGGCCGCCGCTACGGCACGCGCCTGCTGGGCAGCATCTGCCGTGTATCGCTGTCGCCCGACTCCTGCGTGCGCCAGACCCAGCAGCGCTACCAGCACGCCGGGCCGCGCGTACTGCTGGTGACCCGCTTCCTGCCTGGCGCCAGCGCGCTGGCCATCGTCATGGCCGGGCAAAACCGCACGCCGCTGCGCCGCTTCCTGCCCTATGACGTGGCGGGCGCGGCGCTTTGGGCGGGCACGGCGCTGGCGCTGGGTGCGCTGTTTTCGCGGCAGGTGGGCCTGGTGCTGGACGCGCTCGACCGCTGGGGCCGCCTGGGCCTGCTCATGGCCGGTGCGGCGCTGGTGGCCTACATCAGCTGGCGCTGGCTGCAGCGCCGCCACCTGCGGCGGCGGCTCAGCCACATCCCGCGCCTGCCCGCCGCCGACTGGCTGCGCTGGCAGGCCGAGGGCCGCGACGCGGTGCTGATCGACGTGCGCCCCAACGCCCCGGCGCGCCTGCCCGGCGCCCGCAGCTTTGACATGCGCCACCCGATCACCGCCCTGGAGCTGGACCCGGCGGCCGCGCACGACATCGTCGTCTACTGCGCCTGCCCGCACGAGATCTCGGCCGCCCTGCTGGCCGAGCGCCTGCACAAGGCAGGCTTCGAGCGGGTCTGGGCACTGGAGGGCGGCTATGCGGCCGCTGCCGGCTACCAGGCCCCGCCGCATACGGCCTCTGCTCTCGCACCCGCCGACTAG